A stretch of the Xiphias gladius isolate SHS-SW01 ecotype Sanya breed wild chromosome 21, ASM1685928v1, whole genome shotgun sequence genome encodes the following:
- the LOC120783122 gene encoding leucine-rich repeat neuronal protein 1-like, whose translation MALSSQPWPPLIWLCMGFLFPSLSPIHGKECPCLCVCEIRPWFTPQSTYKEATTVDCNDLRLTHIPTNLSADTQVLLLQSNAISRTSGELEALFNLTELDLSQNNFSTVEAVGLTTMNHLTTLHLEENQISQLPDHCLGNLSNLQELYINHNQINSISPQAFSGLHSLLRLHLNSNKLHVIDSRWFEETPNLEILMIGENPVIGLLDMNFKPLGSLRSLVLAGMDLTDVPANAFVGLDNLESISFYDNKLVRIPQLALQKVLNLKFLDLNKNPVHKIQEGDFRNMLRLKELGINNMMELVSIDRYALDNLPELTKLEATNNPKLSYVHRLAFRDMPSLESLMLNNNALTALYQHTVEVLPNLREISLHSNPLRCDCVIQWMSSNRTTVRFMEPMAMLCNSPTELKGQRVRGLRLLESPEQCLPLISHDTFPSHLNLELGMSINLDCRAMAEPEPEIYWVTPLGTKITIDTVSERYHLSSEGTLRLSHVQVEDSGRYTCVAQNIEGADTRVATIRVNGTLLDSAQVMKIFVKQTESHSILVSWKVNSNVMSSNLKWASATMKIDNPHITYTARVPVDVHEYNLTHLQPATEYEVCLTVSNVHLQTHKSCVNVTTRSATFALDLSDQHPSVAVLVVMATMLAFLSLATVGIYMARRWKRKNYHHSLKKYMLKTSSIPLNELYPPLINLWEADGEKDKDGSTEGKPSPVDTTRSYYMW comes from the coding sequence ATGGCGCTCAGCTCTCAGCCTTGGCCTCCTTTAATCTGGCTTTGCATGGGattcctttttccctctctgtcgcCCATACATGGCAAAGAATGTCCTTGTTTGTGCGTATGTGAGATCCGCCCTTGGTTCACACCCCAGTCAACCTACAAGGAGGCAACTACAGTGGACTGCAATGACTTGAGGCTCACACACATCCCTACCAACCTATCAGCAGATACCCAAGTTTTACTGCTTCAAAGTAATGCCATCTCACGCACCAGTGGAGAGCTGGAAGCACTGTTCAACTTGACAGAGTTGGACCTATCTCAGAACAACTTTAGCACTGTGGAAGCGGTGGGCCTCACAACTATGAACCACCTGACCACTCTGCATCTAGAGGAGAACCAGATCAGTCAGCTGCCAGACCACTGCCTGGGAAACCTCTCCAACCTCCAGGAGCTCTACATCAACCACAACCAGATAAATTCAATCTCTCCTCAGGCATTTTCAGGCCTGCACAGCTTACTGCGCCTTCATCTTAACTCCAACAAGCTCCATGTCATAGACAGCCGCTGGTTTGAAGAAACACCTAACCTTGAGATCCTCATGATCGGGGAGAACCCTGTCATTGGCCTCCTAGATATGAACTTTAAGCCACTAGGAAGCCTGAGGAGTCTGGTTCTGGCTGGTATGGACCTCACTGATGTGCCAGCGAATGCATTTGTAGGTTTGGATAACCTGGAAAGCATTTCTTTCTATGACAACAAACTGGTCAGAATCCCTCAACTGGCCCTTCAGAAAGTTCTAAATCTGAAATTCttggatttaaacaaaaatccaGTTCACAAAATTCAGGAAGGAGACTTCAGGAACATGCTACGTCTGAAGGAGTTGGGCATTAACAATATGATGGAGTTAGTATCTATTGACCGTTATGCACTTGACAATCTACCAGAACTTACAAAGCTGGAGGCGACAAACAATCCTAAGCTGTCTTATGTCCACAGGCTGGCCTTTAGAGACATGCCCTCCCTGGAGAGTCTGATGCTCAACAACAACGCTCTCACTGCCCTTTACCAGCACACCGTAGAGGTGTTGCCTAATCTGCGTGAGATCAGTCTACACAGCAACCCATTGCGCTGTGATTGTGTCATTCAGTGGATGAGTTCTAACCGGACCACAGTACGCTTCATGGAGCCCATGGCCATGCTGTGCAACTCCCCAACAGAACTCAAGGGCCAGCGGGTTCGAGGGCTAAGGCTGTTGGAGTCCCCAGAGCAGTGCCTCCCCCTCATATCCCATGACACCTTCCCCAGCCACTTGAACCTTGAGCTGGGCATGAGTATCAACCTTGACTGCAGGGCCATGGctgagccagagccagagaTCTACTGGGTGACTCCTCTTGGGACCAAAATCACTATAGACACTGTGTCAGAGCGGTACCACTTGAGCAGTGAGGGGACCCTGCGGCTGTCTCATGTGCAGGTGGAAGATTCTGGTCGTTACACCTGTGTGGCCCAGAACATAGAAGGGGCTGACACACGAGTCGCCACTATCCGTGTAAACGGCACCCTTCTTGACAGTGCCCAGGTGATGAAAATCTTTGTCAAGCAGACTGAGTCCCACTCCATCCTGGTGTCCTGGAAGGTCAACTCAAATGTTATGTCATCCAATCTGAAGTGGGCCTCAGCCACGATGAAGATTGACAACCCGCACATCACCTACACAGCTCGCGTCCCTGTAGATGTTCATGAATACAACCTCACACACCTTCAGCCTGCCACTGAGTATGAGGTATGCCTCACAGTCTCCAATGTCCACCTGCAGACGCACAAGTCTTGTGTTAATGTGACAACACGTAGCGCCACCTTTGCCTTGGACCTGTCAGACCAACACCCAAGTGTGGCTGTGCTCGTTGTCATGGCGACCATGCTGGCCTTCCTCAGTCTGGCCACTGTGGGCATCTACATGGCCCGCAGATGGAAGAGAAAAAACTACCACCACTCTCTGAAGAAGTACATGCTGAAGacctcctccatccctcttaACGAGCTTTACCCTCCACTCATCAACCTGTGGGAGGCTGACGGTGAGAAGGACAAAGATGGCAGCACAGAGGGAAAACCCTCTCCTGTTGACACCACACGTAGCTATTACATGTGGTAA